One Dictyostelium discoideum AX4 chromosome 3 chromosome, whole genome shotgun sequence genomic region harbors:
- the ints9 gene encoding integrator complex subunit 9, whose product MKVHCLSQSAQSPCFLLEYKNVKILLDCALEISSILHFLPKNLNYNNNNNNNNNNNNNNNNNNNNNNNNNSYSFKEKDKELNQFFKNINGTLYIDNGCSNIKYNCPQFEMIDDFSTIDMILISNYTNIYALPFITEYTNFQGKIYATEPTVQIGKLLLEELVQMDKQYSNSSINNNNNNNNLSDCWQNIEILEKLNVHNVGMENENLYRDSYRWKDLYKKIDIEKSFEKIQSIRFNESIKHYGFECIPSSSGYGLGSANWVIESKGFERVVYISDSSLSLSRYPTPFQLSPIDNPDVLILSKINHYPNNPPDQMLSELCSNIGSTLQQGGTVLIPSYSCGIILDLFEHLADYLNKVGLPYVPIYFVSSVSKAVLSYADIYSEWLNKSKQERAFMPETPFLHQDLMRKGQFQAYQHVHSNFQANDPCIIFTGHPSCRIGDITTLIKLYDNPKNSILLIEPDFDFKSTVLPFSKQISRIQFLPIDPRINFNEANLLISKLSPKHLIIPRIYKNYVKNKHSNGNFGIVTTILPLDTIKIQNNQNFESGFIDKELAQTIQTKVLDKSSQLKNNTTTTTTTTINNQQPIHVAEISGVLSMSDHELIISPPNISDSNKIIHIKEKFIWGTLSIENIIKAINSTKQFKNNGDSIEYFEINENYYLIKISSKNKTNNNNNSDQVTNIHLSPQNVNIETSCETTRRLISDIVLLNCNGFYV is encoded by the exons atgaaagttCATTGTTTAAGTCAATCAGCTCAATCACCATGTTTTCTATTAGAatataaaaatgttaaaatacTATTAGATTGTGCATTAGAAATTTCATCAATACTTCATTTCTTaccaaagaatttaaattataataataataataataataataataataataataataataataataataataataataataataataataataattcatattcatttaaagaaaaagataaagaattgaatcaattttttaaaaatataaatggaACATTATATATTGATAATGGATGTAGTAacataaaatataattgtcctcaatttgaaatgattgatgatttttcaacaattgatatgattttaatttcaaattatacaAATATCTATGCATTACCATTTATCACTGAATATACAAATTTTCAAGGTAAAATTTATGCAACTGAACCAACTGTTCAAATTGGaaa attattacTTGAAGAATTAGTACAAATGGATAAACaatatagtaatagtagtataaataataataataataataataacttatCAGATTGTTGgcaaaatattgaaatattagagaaattaaatGTACATAATGTTGGTATGGAGAATGAGAATTTATATAGGGATAGTTATAGATGGAAggatttatataaaaagatTGATATAGagaaatcatttgaaaagatACAATCGATTCGATTCAATGAAAGTATTAAACACTATGGATTTGAGTGTATTCCAAGTAGTAGTGGCTATGGGTTAGGATCGGCAAATTGGGTCATTGAGAGTAAAGGCTTTGAAAGGGTGGTCTATATATCGGATTCgtctttatcattatcacgTTATCCAACACCATTTCAATTATCACCAATTGATAATCCAGATGTATTAATTCTAAGTAAAATCAATCATTATCCAAACAATCCACCCGACCAAATGTTGAGTGAACTTTGCAGTAACATAGGCTCTACGTTACAACAAGGTGGTACAGTTTTAATACCCTCCTATTCATGTGGTATCATATTGGATTTGTTTGAACATTTAGCAGACTATTTGAATAAAGTCGGTCTGCCTTATGTTCCGATTTATTTCGTTTCATCCGTTAGTAAAGCCGTGTTATCCTATGCCGATATCTATTCAGAGTGGTTAAATAAATCGAAGCAAGAGAGAGCTTTCATGCCTGAAACACCTTTCCTCCATCAAGATCTAATGAGAAAAGGCCAATTTCAAGCCTATCAACATGTACATTCAAATTTTCAAGCAAATGATCCTTGTATCATTTTCACTGGTCATCCAAGTTGTAGAATTGGTGATATCACAACTCTAATTAAACTCTACGATAATCCAAAGAATTCAATACTCTTAATTGAACCTGATTTCGATTTCAAATCAACCGTCTTACCTTTCTCTAAACAAATATCAAGAATTCAATTCTTACCAATTGATCCTCgtataaattttaatgaagcaaatttattaatttcaaaattatctccaaaacatttaataataccTAGAATTTATAAAA attatgtaaaaaataaacattcaaatggtaattttGGTATAGTCACAACAATATTACCATTagatacaattaaaattcaaaataatcaaaattttgaATCTGGTTTTATTGATAAAGAATTAGCTCAAACCATTCAAACAAAAGTTTTAGATAAATCatcacaattaaaaaataatacaactactacaactacaactacaataaataatcaacaaccaaTTCATGTAGCAGAGATATCAGGTGTTTTATCAATGAGTGATcatgaattaataatatcaccACCAAATATTTCTGATAGTAATAAAATCATTCATATCAAAGAAAAGTTTATTTGGGGTACactttcaattgaaaatattataaaggctataaattcaacaaaacaatttaaaaataatggtgatTCTATTGAATATTTCGAAATAAAtgaaaactattatttaattaaaatttcaagtaaaaacaaaacaaacaacaacaataatagtgACCAAGTTACAAATATTCACTTATCACCacaaaatgtaaatattgaAACAAGTTGTGAAACTACAAGAAGATTAATTTCTGatatagttttattaaattgtaatggtttttatgtttaa
- the gxcF gene encoding RhoGEF domain-containing protein (pleckstrin homology (PH) domain-containing protein) — MNGHNRNNSGGDSNKMEQIKNKFSSSTNNNNNNNNNNNNNNNKRLSRGSTIGNFNNSTQNNNTNNNNMNMSMNMNNNNNNGETSGFIADRVKFFQQKDVECKTQSPIVNSRHNRQKSNCSNEGLSPQKSSPKIIPKENPQPPPPQIQIQQKQPQQPQQPQKLQPKQPPRVQRASTSINLNSNISGNDNNNNNNNNNNFNSGGNKRRSRGLLPTPPISRSTSIDSNLGDNIKQQPPPLSNIENNVNNNNNNNNNNNNNNNNNNNNIQNNVHKDEVIVDEEYNQQQISLENLTMNNFDNEGFDVHSNTIDGSNIECSGSIETINNEGFGGFGGDINCNDLDNIGSGGSGGMFDPYYNINQHSYKKRPMDKDTETVLEAIDVLERYHKSPQLVDVSMLMEANSANSTDTDSISNASGTSTGRNSLENSVINQWKPSSKPPQIPISSSASSSSSSLLSTTSTQSEPISTINKNQRQQKRKSNSQGTFLSKSTPGTTPNQTTNSSDEQLQRKVLEELLATEEDYLRDLDFIINEMVEPLSSKGILDKPNIMNIFSNIEIIRNVSKTIVDDLKQNPLTLHYCVMVFKKMSAFFKMYSQYCTHHQKSIQVCSELVKSNSTFSTFKNEISSNSNGRGLSMLDYLIKPIQRICKYPLLFNELLKSTTKDDEDFSTLTEVHGKLVEVAEFVNQCQHIKENNERLLEIQNCVEGSPFPILESTRKILKECWVRIKEGKNDNDNHNRYIFLFNDNIMFTKNSSFTKKYQYQYSFSLPYHSTKLLPSVKPLSILLNGLNSDNISISIEVIFQEQAEKDEVSLLLADLIDQGKKQLEKLKSRSSVLIPKNLSENNSPNTFKSSNINNKSSTTSSSSFQHQSSSSSMSNLTSPPFISRSQTSQTLLQQQQQQQQQQSNPALLKLSKIMLEEDAKKRRSTLNPIEKKN, encoded by the exons atgaatgGTCACAACAGGAATAATAGTGGAGgtgatagtaataaaatggaacagataaaaaataaattttcatcttcaacaaataataataataataataacaataataacaataacaataataataagagaCTTAGTAGGGGGAGTacaattggtaattttaataattcaacacaaaataataatactaataataataatatgaatatgagtatgaatatgaataataataataataatggagaAACAAGTGGATTTATTGCAGATAGGGTGAAATTTTTTCAACAAAAAGATGTGGAATGTAAAACACAATCTCCAATTGTAAACTCTAGACATAATAGACAAAAAAGTAACTGTTCAAATGAAGGTTTATCACCTCAAAAATCATCTCCAAAAATTATACCAAAAGAAAACCCACAGCCACCACCCCcacaaatacaaattcaacaaaaacaaccacaacaaccacaacaaccacaaaaaCTACAACCAAAACAACCACCAAGAGTACAAAGAGcatcaacatcaattaatttaaatagtaatatatctggtaatgataataataataataataataataataataattttaatagtggtggtaataaaagAAGATCAAGAGGACTATTGCCAACTCCACCAATTTCAAGATCGACAAGTATAGATAGTAATTTAGGTGACAATataaaacaacaaccaccaccactatcgAATATCGAAaacaatgtaaataataataataataataataataataataataataataataataataataataataatattcaaaataatgtACATAAAGATGAAGTAATTGTAGATGAAGaatataatcaacaacaaattagtTTAGAGAATTTAACAATGAATAATTTCGATAATGAAGGATTTGATGTTCATTCAAATACAATTGATGGTTCTAATATTGAATGTAGTGGTAGTATtgaaactattaataatgaagGGTTTGGTGGATTTGGTGGTGATATAAATTGCAATGATTTGGATAATATTGGTAGTGGTGGCAGTGGTGGTATGTTTGATccatattataatataaatcaacATTCTTATAAAAAACGTCCAATGGATAAAGATACCGAGACGGTTTTAGAGGCAATTGATGTTTTAGAAAGGTATCATAAATCACCTCAATTAGTTGATGTATCAATGTTAATGGAAGCTAATAGTGCAAATTCCACGGACACTGATAGTATTAGCAATGCAAGTGGTACAAGTACTGGTAGAAATAGTTTAGAAAATAGTGTAATAAACCAATGGAAACCATCCTCTAAACCTCCACAAATACCAATTTCATCTTCTGCAtcctcttcctcttcttctctTTTATCAACCACATCAACTCAATCTGAACCAATATcgacaataaataaaaaccaacgtcaacaaaaaagaaaatcaaatagTCAAGGtacatttttatcaaaatcaacacCTGGAACCACACCTAATCAAACCACTAATTCAAGTGATGAACAATTACAAAGAAAGGTTTTAGAAGAATTATTAGCAACTGAAGAAGATTATCTAAGAGATTTAGATTtcataataaatgaaatggttgaaccattatcatcaaaagGAATATTGGATAAACCAAATATAAtgaatatattttcaaatattgaaatcaTAAGAAATGTTAGTAAAACTATAGTTGatgatttaaaacaaaatccaTTAACACTTCATTATTGTGTTatggtttttaaaaaaatg tcagcattttttaaaatgtattCACAATATTGTACACATCATCAGAAATCGATTCAAGTATGTTCAGAATTAGTTAAAAGTAATTCAACATtttcaacatttaaaaatgaaatatcaagtaatagtaatggtagaGGATTATCAATGttggattatttaataaaaccaaTTCAACGTATTTGTAAATATCCACTactatttaatgaattattaaagagCACCACAAAAGATGATGAGGATTTCTCAACATTGACAGAGGTTCATGGTAAACTTGTAGAGGTTGCAGAGTTTGTTAATCAATGTCAAcatattaaagaaaataatgaaagatTATTAGAGATTCAAAATTGTGTTGAAGGATCTCCATTTCCAATACTTGAATCAACAAGaaagatattaaaagaatGTTGGGTTAGAATTAAAGAGggtaaaaatgataatgacaATCATAATAGATATATTTTCTTATTCAATGATAATATCATGTTTACAAAGAATAGTTCATTCACAAAGAAATATCAATACCAATATTCATTCTCTTTGCCCTATCATTCAACCAAGTTATTACCTTCTGTTAAACCATTATCAATTCTATTAAATGGTTTAAACTCTGACAATATTTCAATATCCATTGAAGTTATATTTCAAGAACAGGCAGAGAAAGATGAAGTTTCATTGTTATTGGCTGATTTAATAGATCAAGgtaaaaaacaattggaaaaattaaaaagtcgTTCATCAGttttaattccaaaaaatttatctgaaaataatagtccaaatacttttaaatcaagtaatattaataacaaatcttcaacaacatcatcatcttcttttcAACATcaaagtagtagtagtagtatgaGTAATTTAACATCACCTCCATTTATATCAAGATCTCAAACCTCTCAAActttattacaacaacaacagcagcaacaacaacaacaaagtaATCCAGcactattaaaattatcaaaaattatgTTAGAAGAGGATGCCAAAAAAAGAAGATCAACTTTAAATCCAATcgaaaagaaaaattaa